GAGGGTGCTATTTTTGTGCTTGTGTTTGATCTTGTGCATTAACTTGTGCTTgctgatttttctttttttcatatcgTGGTAACATATAATCTCAGGTAACACATTTTCTGGATGGTACTCTTTacatttcacaaaaaaatttggatagCCAACATTATATGAGATAGAAAATAGattcataatataataatagagCCTTTCTTTGTacttaacatatttataataatcattGCACCCTGTCTTATAAAATTTAGCGGTTGATATAATTCCATCATTATCGACGTAGTATt
This is a stretch of genomic DNA from Plasmodium cynomolgi strain B DNA, scaffold: 1209, whole genome shotgun sequence. It encodes these proteins:
- a CDS encoding hypothetical protein (putative): IGRKELFEYYVDNDGIISTAKFYKTGCNDYYKYVKYKERLYYYIMNLFSISYNVGYPNFFVKCKEYHPENVLPEIICYHDMKKRKISKHKLMHKIKHKHKNSTLTPSPNMYYRNS